A single window of Gossypium hirsutum isolate 1008001.06 chromosome A10, Gossypium_hirsutum_v2.1, whole genome shotgun sequence DNA harbors:
- the LOC107951727 gene encoding uncharacterized protein: protein METPVKYMCILVFVVSMTIAGFNGVYGTSNYYGPCGKHDIEKEAQKLAPCTYAAKYFRAPVSERCCTIMEKKLNNPSCLCAILQSHTVYNAGVRPEVAVTIPKRCNIAVRPVGHKCGAFPFV, encoded by the exons ATGGAAACTCCAGTGAAGTACATGTGCATTCTCGTGTTTGTTGTGAGTATGACCATTGCAGGGTTCAATGGAGTGTATGGAACTAGTAATTATTATGGTCCCTGTGGGAAACATGACATCGAGAAGGAGGCTCAGAAGCTGGCTCCATGTACATACGCAGCGAAATATTTCAGAGCTCCTGTTTCCGAGCGTTGCTGCACGATAATGGAGAAAAAGCTCAACAATCCAAGCTGCCTTTGCGCAATTTTGCAATCTCATACGGTATACAATGCCGGAGTGAGGCCAGAAGTTGCTGTCACCATTCCAAAACGCTGCAACATTGCTGTTCGTCCTGTTGGTCACAAGTGTGGAG CTTTCCCGTTTGTTTAA
- the LOC107951715 gene encoding uncharacterized protein translates to MTTSIHVTALDSVVNVNSLFTLAVFIGLAWNPYDPSNTLVDPNSRCAPTSKIAEDLIKFHVYSFSSFLFSSLVALAIKQAIKLSKSHTFNIHVTFRGSEFLEHVDVNKTLLRVGMVVSGAGSVAGCVFLMLALVNVVQIKVGTLACGSGHAFAAVVPLVILVPLALLIYVCVGLYAFTR, encoded by the coding sequence ATGACAACCAGCATCCACGTCACTGCTTTAGACAGCGTCGTGAACGTAAACTCCCTTTTCACACTCGCCGTTTTCATCGGTTTAGCTTGGAACCCATACGATCCCAGCAACACACTCGTAGACCCAAACAGCCGATGTGCCCCAACATCAAAAATCGCCGAGGATTTGATTAAATTCCATGTCTACTCCTTCAGTTCTTTCCTTTTCTCCAGCCTTGTAGCTTTAGCTATCAAGCAAGCAATCAAGCTTTCCAAATCCCATACTTTTAACATCCATGTTACTTTCCGTGGATCCGAGTTTTTGGAACATGTTGATGTTAATAAGACTTTGCTTCGGGTCGGTATGGTGGTTTCGGGTGCTGGGTCTGTTGCGGGTTGTGTTTTTTTGATGTTGGCTTTGGTTAATGTTGTTCAGATCAAGGTTGGAACTTTAGCTTGTGGGAGTGGACATGCTTTTGCGGCGGTTGTTCCTTTGGTTATTTTGGTTCCTCTTGCCCTTTTGATCTATGTTTGTGTTGGACTTTATGCTTTTACTCGTTAA